The Onychomys torridus chromosome 2, mOncTor1.1, whole genome shotgun sequence sequence GAGGCGCAACACATGTTGGATTTGGCTTgctctgtgattttcttttcttttcttttttttttagcggGAGATTTGGACTCCGGCCCACCCCTCCGCTCTCCTAATGCCTTCCCTCTCCCCCCGCCCCGGCCCGCGCCCAGGCCACGCCCCCAGAGAGGCTCCACCTCTCCTCCAAATCCCGCCCCCGGCCGCTTTTCCGTCTGTCGCAAAGGACTCGGCGACGCTTTACGGCTGGCGGCGTTTGACGGCTAGGAGGCAACCGAGAAGAAGGAGGAAGCGGTGGCGGTAGCTGCCGGGACGGCCGCGGCTGGTGTCGAGGGTCGCGGCGACGCGGGCCAGGGAGTGAGTGGCGGCGGCCGGGCGGGCGGGCTGGGCGGCGGGCCCGATGTGGCTGCAGCAGCGCCTGAAGGGGCTGCCAGGGCTGCTGTCGAGCAGCTGGGCCCGCCGCCTCCTCTGCCTGCTcggcctcctgctgctgctcctgtggTTCGGGAGCTCCGGAGCGCGGCGGGCGGCGGGAGGCCTGCGCTTGCCGTCCTGGGTCCACAGCGAGCCGGGCGCCGCCGAGCCGTCCGCCTGCCTGGAGGCGGCCACCCGTGCGTGGCGCGGCCTGCGTGATCGCGGCGAGGCGGTGCCGCTGGGTCCCGGGGTGCCAGCCCTGGTGGCCAACGGCTTTCTGGCTCTGGACGCCGCCTACAACCGGCTGTGGGTGACGCCCGGGGAGCGGGAGCCTGCGGTGGCGCCGGACTTCGTGCCCTTCGTGCAGCTGCGCCCGCTGAATGTgctggctgaggctggagaggcGGTGCTGCTGCTGCGGGAGGGCCTGCTGCGCCGAGTGCGCTGCCTGCAGCTGGGGACCCCGGGCTCGGGCCCTGCCTCTGGTGTCGCCGGGCCTGCTTCGGCCTCCGGGCTCTCCGCGGGGTCGGGCCGTGACTGCGTGCTACTGCAGGAGGACTTCCTAGCGCACCGAGGCCGACCCCATGTCTATCTGCAGCGCATCCAGCTCAACAATCCCACGGAGCGAGTGGCCGCGTTGCAGACTGTGGGGCCCACGGCAGGCCCAATCCCCAAGTCCTTCACCAGCACTCTGGAGAAGGTCGGAGATCATCAGTTTCTCCTCTACTCCGGCCGGTCCACACCCCTTCCATCGGGGCTAGTGCACCTGGTAGTGGTGGCCTCTAAGAAGTTAGTGAACCGGCTCCAGGTGGCTCCCAAGACACAGCTGGATGAGACGGTGCTGTGGGTGGTGCATGTCTCTGGTCCCATCCACCCCCAGGTGCTCAAAAGCAAAGGAGCCAAGGAGCTCAAGGCGCTGCAGGATTTGGCCAGGAAGGAAATGCTGGAGCTGTTGGAGATGCCCGCCTCAGAGCTGCTTCAGGATCACCAGCACCTCTGGGCCCAGCTGTTCAGCCCAGGTGAGGCCTTGATGGGGGCTTGGTACACAGTCTCCACTCTGCACCAGTGTGCATACGGTCCTCTTTAGAAATGTTCTCCATGCTCTGCAGTGGTCACACCTAGGGTTGGAACTTGGGCTTGTGTGAAGGGTTGGATCTCTTCTTAACCTCTTTGAAACTGTATGATCTAGGCTCTGTGGTCTTAGCTTTCTGAGCCTTAACAGTAAGTTTTATGGAGGTTTAATGAAAATCTGAGTGTAAAAGTTCggttttattgtttgttcttGGCCTTGAGGCCTGACCTGAGCAGatagaaggttttgttttgtgtggggaggggggtcaGTTCTTAAAGAATAAACCTTCAGGGAGGataccccccaccccagcctacCCCTCACTCCCGACACAACCTACCTGGGCCTGGCCTCAGCATCTAACGTTTGTGATTGCCGATGTGGCTGCAGCTATTTCACCAGACTACCGGAGGCGTCTTCCGGTGGGTTGGAATGTGCATGCTAAATGGaaactttatttctttgttgttgttttaaatgctCTTATTTGTTCTTTGCAAGTGAAAACCTTTCCTGTCAACTGTTAAAGAAAGCAATCACAGTACTGAGCTTTGGTTTCCAGGGTTACAGTTATTGGGTTGTGCAGAGGGAGTTTAGTTCATCCAACAGGTGCTTTTGCCAGAGGCTGTTGGACAAGTGAGCAAAAGGAGTTCTTGATCAAGCAGTAAAGTTTGCCTTAGTCTGGTGGGGAGGAAGACAGGAGCATGGACATTTTAAGTGAGACAGCTCTTAGAATGGAAAGGGCTGTGGAGAACAGTGAGCAGTGGGGTGCTGGTGAGAGTGAGGGCCGGGAGGGCTGCTGGCTGCTCCCTGGATTAGCGGCACTCAGTTAGGCCTGAGTCATGTGACAGGGAAGTGGGCATTCAGCCTGGAGATGGCCCTAAACAGGAGCAGGTTAAGCCTGGTGATGAGCAGGAACAGGGTGGTGTGTGAGCTTGAAGTCTTGAGGAAGAACAAGGAGTTTTATTGAGACGGGAAGGTGGGAGTCGTCAGAATATAGACTGAGGGGCATGGACACAGGTAAGGGGTTCCTGGGGAGCCCAGGGGAAGGAGGAGACACTGGGTTGTGACATGGAGATAGAAATGGTGCACTTTGATATTTTGGGAGGTAGGACTGTTGGGCCATGGTTTGGCTGTGGGAAGTGAGACCTGTGGACAGCTCCCTGATTTGGGGGTGTGAACGGTTGCTTGGAGATAACTAGGGGGAACCTTGGTTGGGGGTGAACGTTCATAGAGATCGGTTCTGCCTGTCAGATATCCAGGTGCAGACGCTGAGGGGGTGGTTAGCCATGTCATTTAAAGCCACAGCACTAAACCAGATTAAGGTACTTTCGTTTATAACCTCAGTGCTCAGGAGTAAGGCAGAAGGAcgatgggagttcaaggccagcctgtgctacatagagagcccctgtctccaaatgaagaaacatttgaataagatcaaatattaaaatggctacagtagggactggagagacagctcagtgggtacaagcacttgctgccctttcGGAGGACCTGCTGCTAGCATCCACAGGCAGCTCACAGTGGGCTATAACTCCGGTTTTAAGGGAGCAAGgttatcttctggcctcccaggacTCTGTGCATAAGttatgcacagacatatacatacatacatacatacataaaataattttttttaaagatttatttattacgtatacagaagagggcaccagatctcattacagatagttgtgagccaccatgtggtttctgggaattgaactcaggacctctggaagagcagtcggtgctcttaacctctgagccatctctccagccccataaaataattttttaagctaTAGTTATTGGAGAGAGTGATAGAAGAACCAGACAGTATTGGCTAGGACACAAATGACAGCTGGTTGGGTGATAAGACCTGACCCATGTGTGTTGTGCTCGGCTCTGGCAGGAGGTCCCACAGACCCTGTTGGTCATGTTAGATGTCCTATTACTTAACTCTTCATCgctgtgacaaaagcaactggctgaaggaggtttattttggcttgtagtTCAGAGGCACAGCCCATCGTAGTGGGAGAGCTGGATGCTGGGATTCAGCTCGCTGTTTCCTTGTACTCAGTCCTGGACCCCAGCCTGTGGTAGGAACCCGGACatttaaggtggatcttcctacctcaatctAATGTAGAAACTCttccatagacatgcccagaggtttgtttcaGTGATGATTCTAAATCCCACTAAGATGAGTGAAGATTTTTCATCTCAGGAAGTCAGGATGGCTCTACCATACCCAGGGCACCAAATTGCTGTCCTTTATTACTGGACCCACAGCTCCACCTTTTGTCGCCCTGGTCTTCCATTTCCTTTGCCTCCAGCCAGGCCTTTCCCTAATGTGCAGCCTTTGTGGTGTTACAGGTGTGGAGATGAAGAGGATCACAGATGCCCACACGCCATCTGGCCTGACCGTGAACCTGACGCTATACTACATGCTCTCCTGCTCTCCGGCCCCACTGCTTAGCCCTTCTCTGAGCCACAGGGAACGAGACCAAATGGAAGCAACACTCAACTATGAAGACCACTGTTTCAGTGGCCATGCCACCATGCATGCTGAGAACCTGTGGCCAGGCCAGCTCTCCTCGGTGCAGCAGATCCTGCAGCTGGCTGACCTATGGAAGCTGACCCTCCAGAAGCGAGGCTGCAAGGGGCTGGTGAAGGTTGGCGCTCCAGGAATCCTGCAAGGCATGGTGCTCAGCTTCGGCGGGCTACAGTTCACAGAAAACCACCTGCAGTTCCAGGCCGACCCTGAGGTGCTCCATAACAGCTATGCACTGCATGGAATACGCTACAAGAACGACCACATCAACCTGGCTGTGCTGGTGGATGCAGAGGGCAAACCCTACCTGCACGTGTCCGTAGAGTCCCGAGGCCAGCCTGTCAAGATCTATGCCTGTGAGGCAGGCTGTCTCGGTGACCCTGTGGAACTGACCTCAGAGCCTGGGGGCCACACCTTCTCTGTCATGGTGACACAGCCTATCACTCCACTGCTTTACATCTCCACCGACCTCACACACTTGCAGGAGCTGCGGCACACGCTGCACCTTAAGGCCATCCTGGCCCACGATGAGCACATGGCCCAGCAGGATCCCggtctgcccttcctcttctggTTCAGTGTGACCTCCCTCATCACCCtcttccacctcttcctctttAAACTCATCTATAATGAATACTGTGGGCCTGGAGCCAAGCCCCTCTTCAGGAGCAAGGTAGGCTACCTCTACTAAAGCCCCAAGCTCCTCCCATTCTCAGCTGTGTCCATAAAGGGCAGCCTGGCCAGGGGACAGGCTAGGCAATAATGGGATATCCTTCAAGCCAGTGCCCACAGCTCAGTGTCAAAGAGAGGAATCCATTTTGACAGCAAGCTAGTTATGGTAGTGTACTCCTGTTATCCCAGCATTGAAGATGCTAAAGCAGGAAagttgtgagtttgagaccaacttgaactacatagcaaaacaaacaaacaaaacaaaaaccattgccCTCAGCAGTCAGGCTCTCAGTGTGGGTCGGTTGGTGCAATTATTTAGTCAGCCCACGGCAGCAGGCCAGCCAGGCCCTCCCGGCCTCTCCTCTCCCCAATAGTGCCACAGAAAGGTAGACCCGGCATTTAGGAAGCCCTGAGCCCATTCAGGCGATGGGCCAGTCCCCGCCACCAAGAAACTGGCATCTGGTTTCTGGTTTAAGGCCAGGCTTGCAGGAAAGCAATGCTTGGCCCTCAGGAACAGGCAGCAGATGGAGGCAGGTCTGAGTTCCTCATGGTGAGGGAACCAGTGGAGACTTGGGTGGAAAAGCAGTGTGGAGAAGGCCTTCCCAGTAGCCAGCTTTTGGCCAGCTCTGATAGAAAAGGTGAGTTCTGCAGCCTCTGGAGTCAGTAGGCTCTTTCCCCTACTGGCCACTGGCCCCCTGCCCTTGCTCTTGCTTGACATATATGTTCTTAAATGTTCACCATTCAATTGGGAAGACAAACTGCCTCCCTGAGGAACTGCCCATGCCCCTCACTCCCATGCCCCTCACTCCCATGCCAGAGAGAACCCCAGCCAACATGCCACATCAACCCAAGGAGGTTCATGGGCCACTACATAGTAATTCTAGCCTGGCCTTGGGCTGGGAGCTGTCTATTTGGCTGGATCTGAGACATTGTCCCTGTGGTCTGCTCCCCTGCCAATGTGtatatttgtctgttttgagatgGCCtcgtgtaacccaggctggccttgaacttgctatgtagtagaAGCTGGCTCGCactttcctcctgcctcttcttcccaagtgctgggatcataggtgtgcaccaccatacctggattTTCCCCAGATGTTTCTGTAGCTGGGCTGTGGGTTGGTGCTAAATAGTGACCTCTTGTTTCATTGAGCAGGAAGATCCCAGTGTCTGAGTGAACCTCGAGTCCCGCTCTCGGCCACCGTTTGCACAAGACACCCAGCACTGAGCATCCTGCTGCTGCATGAACAGGGAGCCTTTGGAAGCACCAACCCTTTGTGCCTTGTGGGGGACAGTGACTCAGAAGCGCTTGTGGGTACAAGAGTTTGCACTGGAGGGGAAAGAGGGCCGAGGACTCATGTAAGTTTCCCAGTCAATAAAGCGAACCCGTAGGGAGAATACTTGAAGTGGAGCGCACTCCTTCCACTCCCCATGTCTTCTGTCCCAGGAAAGAGATCCGCTTTCAAAGACTGGTTGAGGAAAAATTGTGTTCTTTTCCTAATTTAATGTGTTCTTTCTTGAATggatttctaatttatttttgttgaagtTTTGCTGGGTGGCTTTTTATCCACCTTAGATCTGGACTGTTGGTGGCAACACCCGATCCCTGCCACCTCCTTGGCACCCTGGGGCCCACACAGTCTGGAGGCTGGGCCTGAGTTCCAGGTGGCCACCCTGCCTGGGGCAGGTGTGCTTCCCCTGGCCTTGGCTGGTTTGCACATTGCCTCTTTCTCACCCTGAGCCAGTGGGGTCTGCCCTTTTGTACTTTGGGTCCCTGGGAAAGGTGTTTAACTTTCTAGTGATGGATGGTTGTTGGCTTTTGAAATACCAaagcttttttgttcttttttaaataaatatctttcaAACTTCCATGAGTGATTTGTGTGTGGTTGAACCCTTGGACACATTCATCACACCCTCCCCCATTACTGGATTTTTAGGGTGGTGGCCTTCAGTGGTACACGCCACCTCAGTGTCAGTGATGGGCCTTCTGCTCATTGTAGAGAGAAAGATCTCCAGGATGAGAAAAGGACTGAATGAGGGACAGCAGCCCTCTGCTGGGGGCTGTCGTCCTTGGAGTTTAGTGGGTTCCCTGGGCTCCCTGTGTTTGTGACTCACCAGAAAGCCTGGCCTGCTTGCCAAGGACTGTGTGTTTACCACAACAGTTGTTCAAGGGTAAACAAGGGAGTAGGGCTGTGGTGTGGGCAGCCCTGGTTTTAATTGCTTCAGTCCACAGCGCTGGGAGGTGCGGAGATACGGATACAGGCCAGGTTGCCTCTTCCAGAGAGTAGGAACTGCATGGTAAAGGTGTCATTTACAGTGTGAAGAACGCTGCAGTTGTATCAACTGGAGGCTACTGGTAGCTAGGAGCAGTTTGCAGGCCTGGAATCCTTTAGAAAGCAGTGGCAGAAaatccaggagttcaaggtcattcctgactgcatagtttgaggccagccctgcaaacctcatgacttgagttcagtcccacAATAGacggagagaaccaactctcaaaagTTATCCTCTAATCCCCACAAATGTACTGTGGCCCATGTGAAccatcatacacacataatacacaataaaaatgttaaattggCTTCAAATTAAAGGAGGACCTGTAAATTGCAGCTCTCATTTACAAGCTCTTATACCAGGTATGGGGACATatgcctgtaattgcagcactgaggatgcagaggcaagaggattgaagcaagtttgaagccagcctctgctacataaCAAGTACCAGGaggtcccaggccagccagggctacagagcaagacactgtctcaatgtCCCCACACCCAAAGCCCTTCACTATCTGTGTTAGGTATTTATATCTGTGTGGTTTCATGTGGGAGGGAGGTTGCTAGGGGGTTAAGATCTCAGATGCAAAccaggtatggtagtgcacatctgtaatcctggcattcagTATGGACAGTAGTTCACGACCAGtgtgggctacacagcaagatggTCTTTAAAGTCAGTTGCAGTCTGgtgtacatagcaagtttgaggatagccaggactacatagaaagaccctgtttcaaacaacaacaaaaacccttcaaTTGCAGAGGTGATGAATTAGGCCCCTGGCAGCAAAAATGAAAGTTCATGTAAGTTTCTAGTGTCAGGCTGGAAGCAAACTGGTCGaggctttctctgtgtccctCCTCCCACAGCACCCCCAGTGGCTTCTGTGGGATGGATGGCGTGGTGTCTGCAGCTACTAAGTAAGCCACACCTCTGAAgggtctctgtgggtttgagtttttttagtgtgtgtgtgagacagagagacagacagagatggggatggctcagtgtacttaatatgtgcaggtgtgtacagaggccagaagagggcgttggatacCCTCTCCATCACTCTTTGCCTGTTCCTCTCAGGCAGTCTTTCTTCCCAAACCTGGGGCTTGCATCTCAGGGAGGCTAGAAGCAGGCAAgcccctgtctctgccaccctcagagctggggttacCTGTGGCTTCATAGGAAACACCCAGCTTGTTAcattggtgctggggatttgaactcaaatcctcacacttgcatggccagtcctttacccactgagccttctccttgggactttttgtttgtttgttgtttgtcttttgttttgagacaggtttcatgTAACCCAGCCTGGCCTTAGATTTggtatgtagctaaggatggctttagactcaatcctcctgcttctacctcccaggtgctaagacagtaggcatgtgccactatgtctAGCGTGGCTTgtgactttaaacattttttcattttttaactatgtgtatgtacCTGCGTGGATATGTGCCTGTAAGTACAGGTGCCCTTAGAGACTTGAGGCATCCgagtcctggagctggagttcctgtAATTGTTACTCAacttatgtaggtgctgggaatcaaacctgggtcttctcaAAAGCAGTATATgttttcaactgctgagccatgtctccagcctgtgagttttgtttttcctttctttaaattttatttttattttatgtgcattttgtgttttgccatgggtgttgggtctccttgaactggaattacagacagttgtgagctgccatgtaggtgctgggaattgaatccatgtcatctggaagagtagtcactgttcttaaccactgagccatctctccagccctgagttttgttttttgatatagtctttctatgtagctcaggctaacctcctgcctcagcttcctaagtgctgattATAAACATGAGCCACTATGCTTGAGTTTCTCAGGAGTCTTCCTCAGCATTAATTATAAAATGCACAGCCCATATCCAGGTGTCTAAGGAGGGCTCTGGCCTCTGCCATTCCCATGATATGACCTCTgactgtttgctttctgtttctgtttcagcCTTGCTGGCTTCTTACACACAGCCCAGTTCTTCCCAACAGCCGGAAAATTGAAATGTCTCACCCACTGCATGGCTTCTTGTACCCCATCCCTCACCCTGCAGGCCACCTTTGATCCTTGTCGTTACTGTGGCACAGGTGTAAGTTACCCCACAGTACCTGTTTTGGGAACTCTTGTCTTCAGATGTAACTTTGAAGCCCTATGAGGGTAACACTACTTGGGGGTGATATTTCACCCCTGAAAAATGTTATGGTGGGGAGGTGTCAAGTGTTGTCCTCTTCTCTTTCCGGGGTGCACAAttagtctccctccctccctccctccctcttgaaGTTCCTTTAcccttttaaacatttatgtgtgtgtgtgtgtatgtgttagtatGTGTCCCACAGCACATGCGTGGAAGTCAGAACAGCCTGCAGTACCCTcggttccctcctcccactatGTAGGTCTCTAACCTCCTTAGAGGGCCAGGGTGGCTCACCAGAGGAGGATAAGACCTCAAGTTGGCACCTAAACGTGCCCATCCAGGATAGAAATGGTGTGAGTTCACCAACAGATCCAGGGATGGTTTAGGAAAAGGGAATAGAAAATAGGCTGCTATGCTGGAGTTGGCAGACAGAAGCTGGGGTTTGCCTACATCACCATCGACCTCAGAGGGTGAGAGCTGGCTCTGGCCCCAGTCCAGGGCTGTGATAGGAGAGATGCTAATCACTTCTGTCTTGATCACCGTCACAATTTTAGCCAGTCTTCAGTTTCCTCCAAAGCCAAAGGAGGACAGCCCCCACTCCCAATCCCACCTGCAAAAGACTGAGaccaaaggaaaaagagagtGACTTGCCGAAGGTCACAGAGAGGTGGCAAGAGCCTGGGCTGGGAGGCAGGAGCTCCCTAGCAGGCTCATGTTAATGATTGTCTTGCTCTTCCGAGAAGCACTATAAACCTTGACTCTTAGACGCCCCCAGGAACTGCAGGTGACAGGATAGCAAACAGGACTGGCAAGCGGCTgggagaggaggctgtggcttcTCAGAATGAAACCTGAGGGTGCTGGGCTGCATTCCCAGGGAAATAATCCTTCtgcactgtgaatatatattactttcattggttaataaagaactgactggcctgtagccaggcaggaagcataggcagggcagctaaactaagaatgctgggtggaagaagggCAGACtcgggaggaagaagggcagactcaggggaggaagaagggcagactCGGGAGGAACTGAAGGGCAGACTCGGGAGGCGTCTGTGGagtcaccaggagacacagagggagcaagacatgctggaggacaggtaaagccacgagccacgtggcaatacatagagtaatagaaatgtgttcacttaagttgtaagagctagttagtaataagcctgagctattggccaaatatttgtaattaatataagctttggtgtgtttatttgggagctattGGCAGAACAGGAACTTCTACCAACAAATGTGTGTAGGAGGGCAGTAAGCTGGTCGAGTGGGGCATGTGTCCCATTTCAGCTCTGTCATTAGGTGGCCTCATGCCTGTGGCCACACACAAGTGAGTTAAGTTTTCACACTGTACATCTCCACCTGTAAAATGGGCCTAATAGCATCTCCCCACTTCACAGAATGGCTGGAAATGCTGCTAAAAAATGACTGTGGAGGAATGTGTATGCTCTGTAAGTATCTCCCGCTTGGGGTGATCGTCATTACATACCATGGGGGCAAACTAACATGTCTTTACCCAAAGCCCAAGGACAGAATAAAGGAGTTCTGTGAACTCAGGTCTGAAAACcatcttttgtttcatttattaacttCAAACTGAAATTTAACATTTCCTcctgttctttattttatattaccttttatttttttattttttatttttttggagacaggatcccaCATCCCCTAGATTGGCtacaaacttactatgtagcaaaAGGTGACCGTGAAGTAaacaattactttattatttttattttatgtatattgcgTGGAGCTGAGTGTATGTTTGAGCACCACATGCATGaaggtacccacagaagccagaagagggcattgggtcccctggcactggagttaccaGGCAGTTACAGCCAACTCAGGATTCAGTCCGAAGGGGCTGAAGAAGTCCCAAGGGCTTCTTGcctgttaggcaagcactctgccaacagAGCTGCACCCTCCGCCCTATAAAtgggaatattttttcttttgtttgattttctctcctgtggtggtttgaatgataatgtcCCCATAGGCTTAGATATTTGAACACTGGATCTCTGGTTGCTGGCATTGTTCGGTTAAGTttaggaggaagtatgtcactgggggtggtcttCCAGAATTTAAGACCTTACTCTACTCCCCATTCAATCTTTGCTTCCTGCTTGCTGTTTGAGATGTATGCCCCCAGCTTCAGCCACCAGGTCTAGCTGCCATGACAGATTTTATcccaatagaaaagtaactatacAGCCAGACAAGGCTAACTCCTCCCCAGTATTGCACTTCTCCCTGACAGGATTTCCTGTCCACAGTGGGGCTTATGGCTTCCCTGAAGAACGCACCTTTCCAGCTCTAGCCAATGATATCTATAAGAAGTTCACATCTTCTTCTtcgttgttgttcatttgtttttctcttttgactttaaaaaaatactttatttttatgtggtgtGTAGGTGAggatggagaccagaagagggcactggactcTGGATCTGAAGTTGCAGGCAGCTGAAAGCCACCTGAcatggtactgggaaccaaattccagCCCTctgaaagtgctcttaaccactgagctacttctccagccccaaagaattATTCCCTGAGAGCTTGTGAATTCTACTTTCTCTTGGAAATGAAACTCTGAAATGAAATTCTTTAAAACTGTATCtattgagctggagagatggctcagcggttaagagcactaactgctttttcagaggacctgggttcaattcccagcacccacatggctcacaactatctgtaactccagttccaggggacctgacaccctcacacagacatacatataggcaaaacaccaatgcacataaaataaaaaaaaataaattattaaaaaaaaaccaactgtaTCTATTTGTTATATGTGTGAACGTCGGCCCACAAATGCCATAATATACTTATGGAGGTCAAGTGGCAGggcttggttctctccttctaccatgtgttcctggggatcaaattcaggtcactgGGCTCAGTGATAAGCACCACCTTACTGGTCCTTGTTACTTTTGGGATGTTAAGGGGTTTGGgggtttgattttgagacagagtctcttatagcctatgctggtctcaaacttctgGCAATGTTCCtactttacctcctgagtgctgttttATAAGCATTAACCACCACACCTTGTAGCTGGACGTTTTTctatgtcctgcctggtcccgcagccactcagacacaaataaacatacagaggcttatattaattatgaactgtatggccatggcctatggctcaagcagAGAACTCTCATCAGAGGGCTGAGAGCTTAGAGGAGAAGGTAGAGGACCAGATGGAGAGCATGACACCCCCTGGGCCTTTGAAGATGGTGGAGGAGCAGATGGAGAGTGTGACACTCCTGGGGCAGTGGTCTTGTAGTTATTGGGGGGGAAGGAGATGCCTCGATCCCAGGGCACCATACCTCTCTTCCAGTTCTCTTTTCCATGGCTGTTAGTCAGcttttttccttcctgagttTCTGCCAGATGTGGACCATTGAAGTGACTCTTCCCAGACTCAGTAGCTGGTTCTTGATTGAAAGGAAACaggtgag is a genomic window containing:
- the Kiaa2013 gene encoding uncharacterized protein KIAA2013 homolog, with product MWLQQRLKGLPGLLSSSWARRLLCLLGLLLLLLWFGSSGARRAAGGLRLPSWVHSEPGAAEPSACLEAATRAWRGLRDRGEAVPLGPGVPALVANGFLALDAAYNRLWVTPGEREPAVAPDFVPFVQLRPLNVLAEAGEAVLLLREGLLRRVRCLQLGTPGSGPASGVAGPASASGLSAGSGRDCVLLQEDFLAHRGRPHVYLQRIQLNNPTERVAALQTVGPTAGPIPKSFTSTLEKVGDHQFLLYSGRSTPLPSGLVHLVVVASKKLVNRLQVAPKTQLDETVLWVVHVSGPIHPQVLKSKGAKELKALQDLARKEMLELLEMPASELLQDHQHLWAQLFSPGVEMKRITDAHTPSGLTVNLTLYYMLSCSPAPLLSPSLSHRERDQMEATLNYEDHCFSGHATMHAENLWPGQLSSVQQILQLADLWKLTLQKRGCKGLVKVGAPGILQGMVLSFGGLQFTENHLQFQADPEVLHNSYALHGIRYKNDHINLAVLVDAEGKPYLHVSVESRGQPVKIYACEAGCLGDPVELTSEPGGHTFSVMVTQPITPLLYISTDLTHLQELRHTLHLKAILAHDEHMAQQDPGLPFLFWFSVTSLITLFHLFLFKLIYNEYCGPGAKPLFRSKEDPSV